A genome region from Neptunomonas japonica JAMM 1380 includes the following:
- a CDS encoding c-type cytochrome, with the protein MFRSLKKTLLASIVGAALFVPSSVYAGEKYSFGKAATAEEIAGWDIDIRPDGKGLPNGGGSVEDGEVLYEQLCATCHGLFGEGEARWPVLAGGLGTLTEERPTKTVGSYWPYASTLYDYIRRAMPFTAPRSLTNEQTYQLTAYVLYLNELVDEDFVLTHENLAQIQMPNKDGFFVDPRPDVKNIRCMKDCDDPSRMKIEGTLKGITPVGHFIEGADAPAASHEGQEDLEREKAHARKAALTGEEVQEEAVPEAVQLSDKAIAGKETFDNACKVCHGSGIAGSPKLGDIEAWAPRVKQDLAVLVEHAIKGFSGASGIMPPKGGRVDLSDQQVEEAVNYMVESSK; encoded by the coding sequence ATGTTCAGATCTCTTAAAAAAACGTTATTAGCATCCATCGTAGGGGCTGCTTTATTCGTCCCGTCTTCTGTTTATGCGGGTGAGAAATATAGCTTTGGTAAAGCGGCGACTGCTGAAGAAATTGCAGGATGGGACATTGATATCCGTCCAGATGGAAAAGGCCTTCCTAATGGTGGAGGCAGTGTTGAAGATGGTGAAGTATTATATGAGCAACTTTGTGCAACTTGTCATGGTTTATTTGGTGAGGGTGAGGCACGTTGGCCGGTACTGGCGGGTGGTTTAGGAACGCTTACGGAAGAGCGACCAACAAAAACTGTGGGTTCTTATTGGCCATACGCATCTACCCTGTATGACTATATTCGTCGGGCAATGCCATTTACTGCTCCGCGTTCTTTAACGAACGAGCAGACATATCAGTTGACGGCTTATGTGCTTTATCTTAATGAACTCGTTGATGAAGACTTTGTGTTAACACACGAAAACCTAGCGCAAATCCAGATGCCGAATAAAGATGGTTTTTTTGTCGACCCTCGTCCTGATGTTAAAAATATCCGTTGTATGAAAGACTGTGATGACCCTTCTAGAATGAAAATTGAGGGGACCCTAAAAGGCATTACGCCTGTCGGGCACTTTATAGAGGGAGCTGATGCGCCTGCTGCTTCTCACGAAGGTCAAGAAGATTTAGAGCGTGAAAAAGCACATGCTCGTAAGGCTGCGCTAACCGGAGAAGAGGTTCAAGAGGAGGCTGTGCCTGAGGCTGTACAACTGTCTGATAAAGCTATTGCCGGTAAAGAAACTTTTGATAATGCGTGTAAAGTTTGCCACGGTTCGGGTATTGCCGGGTCCCCAAAATTGGGTGATATCGAGGCGTGGGCTCCAAGGGTAAAACAAGATCTTGCAGTGTTAGTTGAGCATGCTATTAAAGGGTTTAGTGGGGCTTCTGGAATCATGCCACCTAAAGGTGGGCGTGTAGATTTAAGCGATCAGCAGGTTGAAGAAGCAGTCAACTATATGGTTGAATCAAGTAAATAG
- the soxC gene encoding sulfite dehydrogenase, with the protein MSKIIKRPGTRELMVQLAKESDGLSINERRDFLRKGMMALGGGAATMVAGTTMAQGGNLPPMEPSWGKMLGHGVVEFPYGQPSKYESHVVRRTVPWLTAESISSISMSPLQDLKGIITPNGLVFERYHAGVPQINPEEHRLMIHGLVDRPIIFTMDDLMRFPSVSQIKFIECPANGGMEWKGAQMEALQFTHGMLSCCEWTGVPLRTLLEEVGVQTEGKWILAEGADGAHMSRSIPLEKALDDTLVVYAQNGEMLRPEQGYPLRLINPGWEGNTSIKWLRRLEVGDKPWYHREETSKYTDLMADGRARKFTFVQETNSVITNPCPENPIKNSGVIEIEGVAWSGRGKIKQVDVSFDGGISWTPAKLKGLVLSKALTRFSLVTKWDGQPWLLQARAIDETGYVQPTLKQLREIRGGNSIYHKNSIHTWKVAANGEVTNVQIS; encoded by the coding sequence ATGTCCAAGATAATCAAGAGGCCTGGTACTCGTGAGCTGATGGTGCAGCTTGCAAAAGAGTCGGATGGGTTGTCGATCAACGAAAGACGAGATTTTTTGAGAAAAGGAATGATGGCCCTCGGTGGGGGGGCAGCGACAATGGTTGCTGGTACAACGATGGCTCAAGGGGGCAATCTTCCACCGATGGAACCTTCATGGGGAAAAATGTTAGGCCACGGTGTTGTTGAGTTCCCATACGGTCAGCCTTCTAAGTATGAAAGTCACGTTGTGAGACGTACGGTTCCTTGGTTGACTGCTGAATCTATCTCTTCAATTTCAATGTCTCCATTACAAGATTTAAAAGGTATTATTACACCCAATGGGCTTGTGTTTGAGCGTTATCATGCGGGTGTACCACAGATTAATCCTGAAGAGCACCGCTTAATGATTCATGGCTTAGTTGATAGGCCAATCATTTTCACGATGGATGATTTAATGCGCTTCCCATCGGTCTCACAAATAAAATTCATTGAGTGCCCCGCTAACGGTGGTATGGAGTGGAAAGGTGCTCAGATGGAAGCACTGCAGTTTACTCATGGCATGCTAAGTTGCTGCGAATGGACCGGCGTTCCCCTGCGAACTCTGTTAGAGGAAGTTGGGGTTCAAACTGAAGGAAAATGGATTTTAGCTGAAGGTGCTGATGGTGCGCATATGAGCCGTTCAATACCTCTTGAAAAGGCATTAGATGACACGCTCGTTGTTTATGCACAAAACGGTGAAATGCTTCGCCCAGAGCAAGGTTATCCTCTTCGGCTTATTAACCCAGGCTGGGAAGGAAACACGTCCATCAAATGGCTGCGTCGTTTAGAAGTGGGTGATAAGCCATGGTATCACCGCGAAGAAACCTCTAAATATACTGATTTAATGGCAGATGGGCGTGCTCGCAAGTTTACTTTTGTTCAAGAAACTAATTCAGTTATTACTAATCCATGCCCTGAAAACCCGATCAAGAATAGCGGTGTTATTGAGATAGAAGGTGTTGCTTGGTCAGGAAGAGGAAAAATAAAACAGGTTGATGTTTCGTTTGATGGCGGCATTAGTTGGACGCCTGCGAAACTGAAAGGGCTTGTTTTATCTAAAGCTCTGACGCGTTTTAGTTTGGTGACTAAGTGGGATGGCCAACCATGGCTATTACAGGCAAGAGCTATTGATGAAACTGGTTACGTTCAACCAACTTTAAAGCAGTTGCGAGAAATACGCGGCGGTAATTCTATTTACCATAAGAACTCAATTCATACATGGAAAGTTGCGGCCAATGGGGAGGTCACTAATGTTCAGATCTCTTAA
- a CDS encoding enoyl-CoA hydratase yields MSDLIQRVDTNGVATLVLSRASAYNSLSLPLMEALIVEFDAINDDMSVRAVIIKGDGKGFCAGHDLKEMLESGEEAFYECTFNTCSQMMQRIVSLSIPVIAQVHGVATAAGCQLVASCDLAYAAESARFGTPGVNIGLFCSTPMVALSRAVSQKHSMELLLTGGLIDASRAEQIGLINQVVSNDALDKHVLAVASLIASKSRKTLAIGKSAFYKQKEQSLEDAYVTCSKIMTENIMLDDAKEGIDAFISKRKPEWQHC; encoded by the coding sequence ATGAGTGATTTAATACAGCGAGTTGATACAAACGGAGTTGCAACACTGGTTTTATCAAGAGCCTCTGCGTATAACAGCTTGTCTTTGCCATTGATGGAAGCATTGATAGTCGAGTTTGATGCAATAAATGATGATATGTCGGTACGCGCTGTCATTATTAAAGGTGATGGCAAGGGTTTTTGTGCAGGGCATGACCTTAAGGAAATGCTTGAATCTGGTGAAGAGGCTTTTTATGAATGTACTTTCAATACTTGCTCTCAGATGATGCAACGAATAGTAAGTCTTTCTATTCCAGTTATTGCACAAGTACATGGTGTGGCTACAGCAGCAGGCTGCCAGTTGGTCGCGAGTTGTGATCTTGCGTATGCGGCAGAGTCAGCAAGGTTTGGTACTCCGGGTGTAAACATTGGTTTGTTTTGTTCAACACCTATGGTGGCATTATCGCGAGCGGTGTCTCAAAAGCATTCAATGGAGTTACTTCTTACCGGTGGGCTTATTGATGCGTCGCGTGCAGAGCAGATAGGGTTGATCAATCAGGTCGTGAGTAACGATGCTTTAGATAAGCATGTATTGGCTGTTGCATCCTTAATTGCCAGTAAGTCACGCAAGACCCTTGCTATAGGGAAGTCAGCTTTTTATAAGCAAAAAGAGCAATCTCTTGAAGATGCATACGTGACATGCAGTAAAATTATGACTGAAAATATTATGCTTGATGATGCCAAAGAGGGTATTGATGCTTTTATAAGCAAGCGAAAGCCGGAATGGCAGCACTGTTGA
- the ttcA gene encoding tRNA 2-thiocytidine(32) synthetase TtcA: MTEQIDTDVSLDKKMKVRQNKLQKRLRREMGKAIEDFNMIEDGDKIMVCLSGGKDSYAMLDILMNLQRSAPISFELVAVNLDQKQPGFPEHILPAYLKSIEVPFHIVERDTYSVVKSVVPEGKTTCALCSRLRRGTLYGFADEIGATKIALGHHRDDILETFFLNMFYGGKLKSMPPKLVSDDGKNMVIRPLAYAREKDIAEYAALKEFPIIPCNLCGSQDGLQRQVIKEMLQTWDKQSPGRIETMFRSLQNVVPSHLADTEVFDFKSLEVGYRHGITPSMQGPAKTSDVPEMIDILSV; this comes from the coding sequence ATGACTGAACAAATTGATACTGATGTAAGTTTGGATAAAAAGATGAAAGTCCGTCAAAATAAACTTCAGAAACGCTTACGTCGAGAAATGGGTAAAGCCATAGAAGATTTCAACATGATTGAAGATGGCGATAAAATCATGGTGTGCTTATCGGGCGGTAAAGACTCTTACGCTATGCTCGATATTTTAATGAATTTACAGCGTAGTGCGCCTATCTCATTTGAGTTGGTCGCTGTGAATCTCGATCAAAAGCAACCAGGTTTTCCTGAACATATTTTGCCGGCATACCTTAAATCAATAGAAGTGCCATTTCATATTGTTGAGCGCGATACTTATTCTGTGGTGAAGTCTGTTGTACCAGAAGGGAAAACAACCTGTGCACTTTGCTCGAGATTGCGACGGGGAACTTTATATGGCTTTGCTGATGAAATAGGAGCAACAAAAATTGCATTAGGTCATCATCGAGATGATATTCTCGAAACATTTTTCTTGAACATGTTTTATGGTGGGAAGTTAAAGAGTATGCCGCCAAAACTGGTCTCTGATGACGGTAAGAATATGGTTATTAGGCCGCTTGCTTATGCGCGTGAGAAAGATATTGCTGAATACGCTGCACTGAAAGAATTCCCCATCATTCCATGTAACTTATGTGGCTCACAAGATGGGCTACAGCGACAGGTTATTAAAGAGATGCTACAGACGTGGGATAAGCAGTCGCCTGGTCGAATTGAAACGATGTTTAGGTCTTTGCAGAATGTTGTTCCATCACATTTAGCTGATACTGAGGTTTTTGATTTCAAGTCGTTAGAGGTAGGGTACCGTCACGGAATTACTCCATCAATGCAAGGGCCTGCCAAAACAAGTGATGTGCCTGAAATGATAGATATTTTATCTGTATAA
- a CDS encoding retention module-containing protein: MATVVGSVSFIVGQAYAIKADGTQRLLALGDDVYADEAIRTSPDAKIEVSMSNGESVVLEGGQSWLVTAETYTSTENYPVDKAVVDAELASVDAIQQAILEGLDPTLIAEEAAAGNTADGGNTDNEGNTFELIERTALEGNPEAGYETIGLARTQPEIIREAGLFSVDTATAATVDIKDDSLNDDMISSIDDPNLTVLQGTVEAGGSIDTLTVSDGNGNSGPISNLVIDPLTGNWTAVVDVSGLDDGTLTVTLDASDALGNTAPQVSDTIEKDTVTTVTLDPIADTADNTPTLGGSGEPGSTIELSDNGTVIGSTTVQPDGSWSFTPTTPLSDGPHTIVASATDPYGNTDTASTTPFTVDTSFVTASITLDASITTNDVIDATEAVGVVAIKGIVGGDVAVNDTVTLTVNGVSTTGLVYDDGGTLRFSIGVMGSDLVDDPSLLINASVTTTTGDFNGEATATDTESYSLQDTPIAVDDSIDMLEDSSVSGTLAANDTPSLDGGNIWALATSASNGDVTVNPDGSYSYTPIANFSGTDSFTYTITDANGDVSTATVTVNVSPVDDGAPVAGDDAFTTTLGTPIIITEGQLLSNDVLADHATITNVSAVSSGSLVDNGNGTWTYTPTVAGPANFTYTLTDDDGETSTATVDLTVVDPMDDLATVYESALTDGTGGGSTIATGNILDNDSGGSSILNIDGIVDGGIGDTDDRSGYIGIDTSLGSLVVDSSGADAGDYTYTLNNAADNSAPADDLAVTDSFNYVSDTTSASLHVNVVDDQPQAFDRVVNVTEDALPDYNIVLVLDVSGSMSQAQYGGQVRQINADGTVAINTRLDLAKEAMVGLVSEYFNQAQNVSIKIVTFASGSSILNGNVAFTDKTSAVSAIESINGSGGTNYESALNATQTAFGTVDSSVENLVYFISDGAPTAGNTSDPVGASGYDTFLNTNDIKSYGVGVGTGISNTGALDSIHNVDSDLDGVVDPAIIVPDLNQLEDTLISTIPVAVGGNLVGSGNVNSALGADGGHVQEVTIRLDSNSDGTPDQDVTFTYNSTTDEISENSGFLMGFPTTGDLLTLDATTGFNFGSLTFNFSTADYTYFTGGTAGQGDSFDISFTAQDGDGDITPPVSLTFNVVDGQPVANADIDTLFANQTSFQGNVISGLGTDGGLALGNKVTEFAPQGTGVDVAVDGSLVSSITFAGQVFNLGTDSTGSGADYSYSVSGGRLTWAHDFDGSSLVFNEDGYYQYAPPAADLPTSLTSSTVNVGFSATSTSGSSLSQNGVVMTGVARDSTTDNAGVRITSDGVGVQGGSNSTRIDNLETLVLNFDRSVYENGVTNIGFNVDNSNSNLGGSRALTYSVYHIDGSLLGQYYSNTEAQFQLPSEYSNVGRIEITASSDAYASMYGMNFDPVLIDATAAEIAPVEIGYTLTDVDGDSSSTTLTLRTVSNTIVGDEADNTSLTGTAGNDRVAGLAGDDVINGGAGNDILEGGEGDDILIGGLGHDQLVGGAGDDSLNGGSGNDLLIGGSGNDILSGDLGADIFQWSQSDKGISGTPAIDRITDFDSVAAASGGDVLDLSDLLQGEDASDLGSLLNYLHFEQVGADTVAHVSSNGGFSGGYNAGAEDQTIIFQNTDLVGSFTNDQQIIEDLLGSGKLIVD, translated from the coding sequence ATGGCTACTGTTGTAGGATCTGTAAGCTTTATTGTTGGGCAAGCATATGCAATTAAAGCAGATGGAACGCAGAGACTTTTAGCACTGGGGGACGATGTATATGCTGATGAGGCTATACGAACGTCGCCGGATGCCAAGATTGAAGTATCCATGTCCAATGGTGAGTCGGTTGTGCTTGAAGGCGGGCAAAGTTGGCTGGTTACCGCTGAAACATATACATCCACCGAAAATTATCCTGTAGATAAAGCCGTAGTTGATGCTGAATTGGCATCAGTCGACGCTATTCAACAAGCCATCTTAGAAGGTCTTGATCCTACATTAATTGCTGAAGAGGCAGCTGCTGGTAATACAGCAGATGGCGGAAACACAGACAATGAAGGGAATACATTTGAGCTGATCGAACGAACAGCGTTAGAGGGTAACCCTGAAGCTGGATACGAAACTATTGGTTTGGCTCGGACACAACCTGAAATCATAAGAGAAGCCGGGTTGTTCAGCGTGGATACGGCGACGGCCGCCACGGTGGATATCAAAGATGACAGCCTCAACGATGACATGATCAGCAGCATCGACGACCCGAACCTCACCGTCCTCCAAGGCACGGTTGAAGCGGGTGGCAGCATCGATACCCTGACGGTCAGCGATGGCAATGGTAATAGTGGCCCGATCAGCAACCTGGTGATTGATCCGCTCACCGGTAACTGGACCGCGGTTGTGGATGTCAGCGGCCTCGATGACGGCACCCTGACGGTAACCTTAGATGCCAGCGATGCGTTAGGTAACACCGCGCCGCAAGTCAGCGACACGATTGAAAAAGACACCGTCACCACGGTCACCTTGGACCCGATTGCCGACACGGCGGATAACACCCCGACACTGGGCGGCAGCGGCGAGCCGGGCAGCACGATCGAACTGAGTGATAACGGCACGGTCATCGGTAGCACCACGGTGCAGCCGGATGGCAGCTGGAGCTTTACGCCAACGACCCCACTGAGCGACGGTCCGCATACCATCGTGGCCAGTGCAACCGACCCGTATGGCAACACCGACACGGCTAGTACAACTCCGTTTACTGTTGATACTTCATTCGTTACTGCATCTATTACTTTGGATGCAAGTATCACAACAAATGATGTTATAGATGCTACAGAAGCTGTAGGAGTAGTGGCTATTAAGGGTATTGTTGGAGGAGATGTTGCTGTTAATGATACGGTTACATTAACAGTTAATGGCGTCTCTACAACAGGACTTGTTTACGATGATGGAGGAACTCTGAGGTTCAGTATTGGTGTTATGGGGTCTGATTTGGTTGATGATCCTAGTTTGTTAATTAATGCCAGTGTTACTACCACGACGGGGGACTTTAATGGTGAGGCAACAGCAACAGATACCGAAAGTTATAGTCTGCAAGATACACCTATAGCTGTTGATGACAGTATTGATATGCTTGAAGATTCTTCGGTTTCGGGGACGCTTGCTGCTAATGATACGCCGAGTTTAGATGGTGGGAATATTTGGGCGCTAGCAACCAGTGCATCCAATGGAGATGTTACGGTTAATCCTGATGGCTCTTATAGTTACACACCTATAGCAAATTTTAGTGGCACTGACTCATTTACTTACACTATTACAGATGCAAACGGTGATGTGAGCACAGCAACAGTGACGGTTAATGTTAGTCCTGTTGATGATGGCGCACCTGTTGCTGGAGATGACGCGTTTACTACAACATTAGGCACCCCGATAATCATTACTGAGGGCCAGTTGCTCTCTAATGATGTGTTGGCTGATCATGCAACCATTACTAATGTGAGTGCGGTAAGTAGCGGTTCACTGGTTGATAATGGTAACGGGACTTGGACTTATACTCCAACTGTTGCGGGACCTGCTAACTTCACTTACACATTAACTGATGATGACGGTGAAACCTCTACAGCAACGGTTGACCTAACGGTTGTCGATCCTATGGATGACTTGGCTACTGTTTATGAAAGTGCTTTGACTGATGGTACTGGCGGCGGCAGCACTATTGCTACGGGTAATATTCTTGATAACGATAGTGGCGGCTCTTCTATCTTGAATATTGACGGGATTGTTGATGGTGGTATTGGCGATACTGATGACCGCTCAGGGTATATTGGTATAGATACTAGCCTTGGGTCTTTAGTGGTTGATTCCTCTGGGGCTGATGCTGGTGATTATACATATACGTTGAATAATGCTGCTGATAATAGTGCACCAGCCGATGATTTGGCGGTTACTGATTCGTTTAATTATGTCTCAGATACGACCTCAGCGTCGCTTCATGTGAACGTCGTTGATGACCAGCCACAAGCGTTTGATCGTGTTGTGAATGTGACGGAAGATGCGTTACCTGATTACAATATTGTTTTGGTTTTAGACGTGTCGGGTAGTATGTCGCAAGCGCAATACGGTGGTCAGGTTCGCCAAATTAATGCTGATGGTACAGTGGCTATTAATACTCGACTTGATTTAGCTAAAGAAGCGATGGTCGGTTTAGTTTCTGAATACTTTAATCAAGCTCAAAATGTATCGATTAAAATTGTTACTTTCGCAAGTGGCTCTAGCATTTTGAATGGTAATGTTGCTTTTACAGATAAAACATCAGCAGTGAGTGCTATTGAATCCATTAATGGTAGCGGTGGTACTAACTATGAAAGTGCTCTAAATGCTACTCAAACTGCATTTGGTACAGTCGATAGTTCGGTTGAAAACTTGGTCTACTTTATATCGGATGGTGCTCCTACTGCGGGTAATACGTCAGACCCCGTTGGTGCTTCAGGTTACGATACCTTCCTCAACACTAATGATATTAAATCTTACGGTGTTGGTGTTGGTACGGGTATTTCAAATACCGGTGCGTTGGACTCGATTCATAATGTCGACTCGGATCTAGACGGTGTTGTTGACCCGGCAATCATAGTGCCTGATTTGAATCAGCTTGAAGACACATTGATATCCACAATCCCGGTAGCGGTTGGTGGTAATTTGGTGGGTAGTGGTAATGTTAATAGTGCACTGGGTGCTGATGGAGGGCATGTCCAAGAAGTGACTATTCGGCTTGATAGTAATTCAGATGGAACACCGGACCAAGATGTTACCTTCACTTATAATAGTACGACAGACGAAATATCAGAGAACAGTGGTTTCTTAATGGGTTTTCCTACTACGGGTGACTTACTGACATTGGATGCTACTACAGGCTTTAACTTCGGCTCATTGACGTTTAATTTCAGCACTGCTGATTATACGTACTTCACCGGAGGTACTGCAGGGCAAGGAGATAGTTTTGATATTTCGTTCACTGCACAAGATGGGGACGGAGACATAACGCCCCCCGTATCACTGACATTCAACGTTGTAGATGGTCAGCCAGTAGCGAACGCAGATATAGATACACTGTTTGCTAACCAAACTTCATTTCAAGGTAATGTTATTAGTGGGTTAGGGACTGACGGTGGTCTAGCTTTGGGTAATAAGGTGACAGAGTTTGCTCCTCAGGGTACAGGCGTTGATGTTGCTGTTGACGGCTCTTTGGTGAGTTCAATTACTTTCGCAGGGCAAGTATTTAATTTAGGGACTGATTCGACTGGCAGTGGTGCTGATTATAGTTACAGTGTTTCTGGAGGCCGTCTCACATGGGCGCATGATTTTGACGGTAGCTCGTTAGTATTTAATGAAGATGGGTATTATCAATATGCCCCTCCTGCTGCAGACTTACCCACATCTTTAACATCATCAACAGTTAACGTTGGTTTTTCAGCAACCAGTACTTCAGGGAGTAGCCTCTCTCAGAATGGTGTTGTCATGACGGGTGTTGCTCGGGATTCTACTACTGATAACGCTGGTGTTCGTATAACGTCTGACGGTGTTGGTGTGCAGGGCGGCAGTAACAGTACAAGAATCGATAATCTTGAGACTCTGGTATTAAATTTCGATCGTTCAGTTTACGAGAATGGTGTCACTAATATTGGCTTTAATGTTGATAATAGTAATAGTAATTTAGGAGGGTCACGCGCTTTAACTTACTCTGTTTATCACATTGATGGTTCTTTGTTGGGACAATATTACAGTAACACTGAAGCTCAGTTTCAACTGCCGTCTGAATACAGCAATGTAGGACGAATTGAAATTACGGCGTCAAGTGATGCTTATGCCAGCATGTATGGAATGAATTTTGATCCTGTATTGATAGATGCAACCGCTGCTGAAATAGCACCTGTTGAGATTGGGTATACGTTAACGGATGTTGATGGAGATAGCTCAAGCACTACGCTAACGTTAAGAACAGTCAGTAATACTATTGTTGGGGATGAAGCTGATAATACGTCTCTAACAGGGACCGCTGGTAACGATAGGGTAGCAGGGCTTGCTGGTGACGATGTTATTAATGGTGGCGCAGGTAATGATATCCTCGAAGGCGGTGAAGGTGATGACATTCTCATTGGTGGCTTAGGACATGATCAGCTTGTCGGTGGTGCTGGTGATGACTCACTTAATGGTGGTTCGGGTAATGATTTGCTTATTGGCGGCTCAGGGAATGATATTTTAAGCGGTGATTTAGGTGCTGATATCTTCCAGTGGTCTCAATCAGATAAAGGCATTAGCGGAACACCTGCGATAGATCGTATTACTGATTTTGATTCTGTTGCGGCAGCTAGCGGCGGTGATGTATTAGACTTAAGTGACCTGTTACAAGGTGAAGATGCGTCTGATCTAGGCTCATTACTTAACTATCTACACTTTGAGCAGGTAGGAGCAGATACGGTTGCTCATGTTAGCTCTAACGGAGGTTTTTCTGGAGGCTATAATGCTGGAGCTGAAGATCAGACAATTATCTTCCAAAATACGGACTTGGTAGGTAGCTTTACTAATGATCAGCAAATAATAGAAGATTTACTAGGAAGCGGAAAATTGATTGTAGATTGA
- the ycaO gene encoding 30S ribosomal protein S12 methylthiotransferase accessory factor YcaO, with protein sequence MTCITGKDAPLEDSIEKMSRLLSELGFDIEEVNWLNPVPNVWSVHIRDKSCPMLFTNGKGATQDAARASALGEYFERLSCNYFFSDFYLGKNVAEGDFVHYPNERWFSVESDEIPEGLLDDATLSHYNMDDELKAPMLIDTNSGNRERGICALPFVKQKANEEVWFPVNIIGNLYASNGMAAGNTLYEARVQAISEIFERHIKSTIISSGISLPKIPDEVVGRYPKVLEAIAALREHGFVIYVLDASLGGKFPLVNVTLFNPENGGCCASFGAHPKFEVALERTVTELLQGRALDQLSDFPEPSFDIQLVADSHNLETHFIDSSGLVSWELFSSDADYEFVEWNIEGDTKAEFEHLCYLIHKVDMDIYIADYEHLGIYCCRVIVPGMSEIYPVEELVWNNNNIGVPMRNRIMTLTNLTNLELEELYEELAALGLDDQQLISDLIGIAPDAGSCYEGLRVVELKCLIALCLQDHGVALECNDWLLQFGELNKSQQKVHRCLNQMLQFTLLEKSKTDAFSIVLKDLYGSDLLAKCQDLINGKNVFDHLMNVDMDLYQLKKHSSLLAAYERLQKAKA encoded by the coding sequence ATGACATGTATTACGGGTAAAGATGCGCCGTTAGAAGACTCAATAGAAAAAATGTCCCGCTTATTGTCAGAGTTGGGTTTTGATATAGAGGAGGTTAATTGGTTAAATCCTGTGCCCAATGTGTGGTCCGTGCATATAAGAGATAAGAGTTGCCCCATGTTGTTTACAAATGGAAAAGGGGCTACTCAAGATGCCGCCAGAGCAAGTGCGTTAGGTGAGTACTTTGAGCGCCTAAGCTGCAACTATTTTTTCTCAGACTTCTATCTAGGTAAAAATGTAGCTGAGGGTGACTTTGTTCATTACCCAAATGAAAGGTGGTTTTCAGTTGAGTCTGATGAAATACCAGAGGGCTTATTGGATGATGCAACATTAAGTCATTACAACATGGACGATGAGCTAAAAGCGCCCATGCTAATAGATACAAACTCAGGAAATCGTGAAAGAGGTATTTGTGCTTTACCATTTGTAAAACAGAAAGCGAATGAGGAGGTTTGGTTCCCCGTCAACATTATAGGTAATCTTTACGCTAGTAATGGTATGGCTGCAGGGAATACCTTATATGAAGCAAGAGTTCAGGCTATATCAGAGATATTCGAAAGGCATATAAAGAGCACTATCATCTCATCAGGCATTAGCTTGCCCAAAATACCGGATGAAGTAGTAGGGCGATATCCAAAAGTGCTAGAAGCAATAGCTGCGTTGCGTGAGCACGGTTTTGTTATTTATGTTCTAGATGCTTCGTTGGGTGGTAAGTTTCCGCTGGTGAATGTAACGCTATTTAATCCTGAGAATGGTGGTTGCTGTGCTTCTTTTGGTGCTCATCCAAAGTTTGAGGTGGCGTTAGAACGAACGGTTACTGAGTTGTTGCAGGGTCGTGCTCTTGATCAGCTATCAGATTTTCCTGAACCTTCTTTTGATATTCAGCTAGTCGCAGATTCTCATAACTTAGAAACTCATTTTATCGACTCAAGTGGATTGGTGTCATGGGAGTTGTTTTCTTCTGATGCAGATTATGAGTTTGTTGAATGGAATATAGAAGGGGATACAAAAGCCGAATTTGAACACCTGTGCTACCTGATTCACAAAGTAGATATGGATATATATATTGCAGATTATGAGCACCTGGGTATTTACTGCTGCCGTGTTATTGTGCCTGGTATGTCTGAGATCTATCCAGTAGAAGAGCTAGTATGGAATAACAATAATATTGGCGTGCCTATGCGCAACAGAATCATGACGCTAACTAATCTGACTAATCTAGAGCTCGAGGAGCTTTATGAGGAGTTGGCGGCGTTAGGTTTGGACGATCAGCAGTTGATCTCTGATCTTATAGGTATTGCTCCAGATGCGGGTAGTTGTTATGAAGGGCTTAGAGTAGTTGAGTTAAAGTGTTTAATTGCATTGTGCTTACAAGATCATGGCGTAGCACTTGAATGTAATGATTGGTTACTACAGTTTGGAGAGTTAAATAAGTCGCAGCAAAAAGTTCATCGCTGTCTTAACCAGATGTTGCAATTTACCTTGCTTGAAAAGAGCAAGACAGATGCCTTCTCAATAGTACTTAAAGACTTATATGGTTCTGACTTATTGGCGAAGTGCCAGGATCTTATTAATGGCAAGAATGTATTTGATCATTTAATGAATGTTGATATGGATTTATATCAACTTAAAAAGCACTCTTCACTGTTAGCCGCGTATGAGCGCCTTCAAAAAGCTAAGGCTTAA